The Paenibacillus sp. G2S3 region GTACCGACTGCCACTGTTATCCGTATTGGACTGGTTCGATCATCGACTGACACCGCAGGGTCTGGTGGACAGAACGCCTCGCCAATATTGGAATTATTTCGACTGGGTAGAAGAATGGCCACTCGGTGCACCAGACTGTACGGATGATGCACCTGCAACCGTACTTAGCCTGATGTATGCGAACGCATTGGGGCAATCGGCTGAATTACTTACCGCCAGCGGGTGGACGCAGATTGCATCAGAATTGCGCCAGCGCAAAGCGGCGGTCAACGCTGCAGTACTGGATTGCTGTCGCCAAACGAATAGCCTAATGTTCCGCGACAGCCCTAAGGCGACTACAGAAACACAGCTTAGCCAGCATACGCAGGTCTGGGCAGTTTTAGCTGGTACGGTAGATGCTGTAGAGGGGGCGGCATTACTAGAAGCAACGATGACAGACACATCGCTGGCTAAGCTTTCACTGCCGATGAGCTACTATTTATTCCGCGCGCTGGAGCATTGTGGATTGTATGACCGTTCCTTCGGACTATGGGTACGCTGGATGAAGCAGCTGGATTTGAACCTCACTACACTCCCAGAAATGGACTCTGTTGGAACCAGAAGTGACTGTCACGCCTGGAGCGCGCTGCCGATCACTGAGTTCACAAGAGGGATATTGGGTGTCCGGCAAGAGATAGAGGAAATAACCATAAAGCCACATTGCGGTGAACTGCAACAGGCCAGTGGAACCGTAAGCACAAGTCTGGGTCCAATACATGTGAAATGGGAAATCCATTCAGAAGCGGGGCATAAAAACTTCCATTTTGAATCTACCTGGCCAGCCGGTTCGGCGATTACAATTATCCTTCCGAATAATGAAGTGCATCTGACAGATTCAGGATCTTTTTATAAGGAGATCGACATTAGTCACTTTAGCTGATAGTCTGATTTTAATTGATTTTCGTTTTCGTTGATTCATACACCGGAGGGGGATGGGGGAGTTATATGTTCAGATCATTCGGCCGCAACATCCGCCTTGTCCTGGTGCTGTTTATTACCGTTTACATTGCTGCTTCAAGTTTCATTTTGTACCGTACTATGGAGCATAGAAGCTTGGATATGTTGCGGCAGTTATCTGTTCAATACACTGGCCAGCAGCATAAGAATACTCTTTTGTTCATGAACTGGCTGGAGGAGACCTCCAAGCTTATCTCCAACAATCAGGTGGTACAAAACGCTCTGAAAAAACCAGCGTACGACGGAGCAATTTCTCCGATTCTTGAGGGCATTCGCTCCTCTAGCAGTGACATTCTCGGCATTTATATTTGGGGTGAAGCAGGAGGGACTTACTCCTCGAGCAATGTGTCGGGGCTTCTCCCCTTTGCAGAGATCAAAAAGGTTCCGGGGATGGAACAATTTCTGGATAACCGGGAACAGACTTTGCGCTGGACGGTGCTGAACCGGGAACATCTAATGAACGCACCTTCTGATTTGCGCGACCGTCTGCTGCTTGAGGTGAAAATTCAGAATGGGGAGGGGCAAATTTTAGGTCTGCTCTCACTCGAAGTTGAGATTGACAAGCTGTACAGCTTCTACCTGTCAGGCAAAAATACGATCTACGGAGAGAATGAAGTTTATCTGCTGACAAGTAACGGAAAGCTACTGAGTGCGGCGGATGTTCCTATGAAGCGATTGCAAAAAATTAGAGCTGCGCTGGCCACACCGGAGAAGGATAATCCAGCTATGCCGGAAGAACAAGATAGTTCAAGTAGCGGTGCTATGGATTTGTTGGAGCGTGAAACGGCCGACGGCTTGATTTTACTCTATCCGCTGCCCGAATCGGACGAGCGGATTGTCACCTATATCTCTGCAGACGGCATGAATGCAGAGCTGCGGACGTTTAAGTATTTAATGATTGGCTTAAACATCGTCGTGTTTATAGTGTTCTGGTTGCTGATCTCAATGCTTAGTGGCAGTATTGTTAATCCGCTGAAACAGTTATACTTGAAAATTAACTCCACGATGAAAGACTAAGATTGGTAGTCAGAATCTATAAAAATAGCTGTGGAATTTCAGTCTATCTGCTAAAGTCAGCAAAAGGTCACTGAATTGCAGTGTTTATATCTATTCAGACATAGAGGTGTCCCCCAAAGCAATGAATTGGTTGCTAATGCTTGGGACGCCTTTTGGTGTTTTTAGTAGAATGAATGGGAGTAGAGGGAGATGAGATCCACAAACTAACCTATGCTTCACCAATACATCTCTCTGGCAGATAAAACTAGTGTGCTTTAGCTGTACGAAATACAACTAAAGCACCTCTATTCGGAAGTGACTCTAATTCGTCTGAATCATCTGATTCACTCAGTACCACTATTTCGCCTGCTACTTCCATCTTTACGCCAGCCTCCTCCTCATCATATTACATTCAAAACGTTTAACTTTTGGGCATAATCGTTACATTTGTAGCGTTATATCGTTAGAATTAGGTTATGTAATGATTTTCTGATATTCCTGAATTGGAACAATGTGGTAAAATATAATATTGTGAGGAGAGTAATCATCGAAAAATGGAGGAGGGAACAAATATTTCATGGGCAACGACTTATACAGAAAACTAGGTGCATCCTTTCTAATTTCCGCTGGAGTAATCTATGCTATCGAACGTGTGGGCTCTTTGAAGGCTCGCAGCCATGAAATTGTAGCGTTATACGAAGCAAAAATGTTCGAGGCTCTACCTGAAACTAATATTACAGGCTTCTTCGATAATATCTTTGTGCCAATCCTTTCGTTCCTGGGTATGATACTTTTCGTATATGGGTTCCCGAAAAAAATAAAATGAGATGATTTTGTTTTGAAGCTAGAGCAAAAAACTCAATCTCCATGATACTTAATAAAGTGACAGAGGTGGTGCTTAAATGGCGGAAAGAAGATGTGGTATTGTCAAATGGTTCAAAGAAGATAAAGGTTACGGACGGATAATGCTAGACGGGCAGGAAGGTAATCATGTCTTTGTTCACTTTAGCGAAATACTACCAGACCCTATTAAGTTACCGAACGGCTTTCGGGTTCTTAAAGAGGGTCAAAAAGTTGCATTCGACCTATTCGAGTTCCCTAGTATAGCTGATTCTCAGAGCAGGACAGCTAAGAATGTGCAAATTTTAGAGGATTGAAGGAACCGTTTCTATTTGTTCGACTAACGGGCAGGTTAGTTCCAATTTGTGGTATATTTTATTTAATGACATTTACTAAGTGGAGGTACTTATGAATCCTGCGTTTGACACCTATATCCAATCAATGGCCGGTCGGGACGTGAGTGTCATCGGCGCCGGTGTCAGTAACGCACCGCTGATCCGTATGCTGTGCTCGGCTGGGTCTCGGGTCACAGTGCGCGATCGCAACCAATCTTTGCCCCGAAAGGAGTGGGATGATCTGGGGGTTAGGTTGTACTTAGGGGAGAATTACCTGGATCGCGTTGGGGGAGACACTGTGTTCCGTACTCCGGGCATGCGCCCAGACCATCCGGCGCTAGACTCAGCCCGCGCGGGCGGCAGCCGTGTGACCAGTGAGATGGAGGAATTCTTTGCGTTGTGTCCTTGTCCAATTTTCGGTGTGACCGGTTCGGACGGTAAGACCACCACCACGTCGTTAATTGCAGACATGCTGGCCAACGGGGGGCGTACGGTGCATCTTGGCGGCAACATTGGCACACCACTGCTGACGCGCGCGGGCGAGATGTCGCCGCTGGACGCTTGCGCGGTCGAACTCTCCAGCTTCCAGCTGATGGACATGACGCGCTCTCCCCATGTGGCGGTCATTACCAACCTTTCGCCCAATCACCTCGACTGGCACCGCGACATGGATGAATATTCCGCCGTCAAGCGCCGCCTGTTGGATTTTCAGAGTGCGGACGACCTTGCCATCCTTAACGGCGACAACCCGGCGACCGCAATACTTCGCGGGCGGGGGCGTACCAAGTATTTCGGCGAGCACACGGTCCGCGATGAAGTGATCGACGGTCTGGTACCTATCAGTGACATTCGTTTGCCGGGGTGGTATAACATTGAAAACGTTATGGCAGCCATGACCGCCGTGAGGGGGACCGTGCCGGACGAGGCAATCCTGGAGACGGTGAGCACTTTTGTCGGCGTGGAGCACCGAAACCAGTGGGTGGCAACTGTTGGCGGTGTCCAATACTACAACAATTCAATCGGTTCCAGCCCCGCACGCACCGTCGCCACGCTGCACGCTCATGAGGGCCGAGTGTTGCTGATTGCCGGCGGTCGAGATAAGAAAATTCCGTTCGACGAGATGGCTAGACTACTGCCTGATCATGTTAAGGTGTTGCTGTTGATCGGCGAAGCGGCAAGTCAAATCGAGGCTGCGGCGCGTAGAGTGGCGGGCTGTCCGCCTATTATCTACTGTGAAGGCCTGGCCGAGGCAGTGGCGCAGGCGCACAAGTTGGCCTCATCGGGCGACACTGTGCTGCTGAGTCCTGCATGCACTGCGTTTGACCAGTACCTTAACTTTGAAGAGCGCGGGCGTCACTTTGTAGAGCTGGTTGGGAAGCTGCGACGGTCGGAGGGAAAGGATTGAATAAGACGTGGGCGTTTTCCGGGAAAACCTTATTGCCCGTATTTGCGGTTAACGGGAAACGATAGTTAAACATAAAGGGTTCCACATATTAGTCATGTACTATATGAAGGACCCTTTATTTTATCTGACTTTTTTATATTTACTCTTGATAAAATGCAGAAAATAAAGCACTAGACTGACGAGGTCATTAACCTAACGGCAGTTTAGTGTCACAAGAAGAAATAGTAGGTTAATGTCGAATGAATTTGTCTGGATAGTTAGAATATTAATATTTCGATGATTTATATTACGAGAGTGCTCTATAATGAAGACTCTGTTCAAATACAACTGGCAGGTTCGTAATAACTGGTTTTCTTGGTCTGAAGATGTACTTGAAGATGAATTGCTTAAAGCTCGAATTGGCGGTGTTGGAGGACTCTTAGAAACACTGTTTCACATTGTTTATTGGGAATATAGTTGGATTCACAGCGTATTGCAGGAAAGGCAGAATTTGAACAAGAGCCCTTCGAGGCTTACAGAAGTCTGAAGCAGCTACGAGATTTATCAATACAGTTTCACGCAGAAGTGGAGCAATTTGTTACGTCATGGACACCAGAGATGGAACGTAAAGAGCTGACACTTCTACGTGATAATGGTGAATGGATAACATATAAGCAGGGAGAAATCATGCGTCACGTCATCGCTCACGAAATACATCACATTGGTCAGTTGTCTGTATGGGCAAGAGAAATTGGGCGAGAACCGATCACTGCGAATCTAGTTCGTAGGGGATTGTTCAACTATTGGGCTGGATAACGTTATGGTAAGATAATGCAATAAAACATCTGGGGTGCAAAAATGAGAATGTATGCTCTTCTTACAGAACCAATAGGGGACATAAGTAAGGTAATGATTTATGAATCAAAGTATCGTGTTTATTTATTTCTATTTGAAACTCATGAAAATATGGGTGCAAATGCTGACTATTGTTATGAAACATTAGAAGAAGCAATGGAATTCTGTAATGAGGAACTAAACATAGTTGAGGAACAGTGGGTTGTTATTAACGATCCTAAAGACGGGGAACAACACGATATTATTTACTAAACCAGTATTGACAGCATTGAGCAAACGGGAAACGTTACTTAAACGTAATAGCGACAGTCCAGGGCTTTATTTTCTCGTCCATTGCTGTCGCTGATTCTATTTCTAGGGGCATTCTACTACGTTATTTTCTGCTGAACGGCTAGCCCACAGACGGTTCGTTCTCTCCTCCGTTTTGAACAGAATAACTATTTACACTACTCAAACGTAAAAAA contains the following coding sequences:
- a CDS encoding cold shock domain-containing protein codes for the protein MAERRCGIVKWFKEDKGYGRIMLDGQEGNHVFVHFSEILPDPIKLPNGFRVLKEGQKVAFDLFEFPSIADSQSRTAKNVQILED
- the murD gene encoding UDP-N-acetylmuramoyl-L-alanine--D-glutamate ligase, whose protein sequence is MAGRDVSVIGAGVSNAPLIRMLCSAGSRVTVRDRNQSLPRKEWDDLGVRLYLGENYLDRVGGDTVFRTPGMRPDHPALDSARAGGSRVTSEMEEFFALCPCPIFGVTGSDGKTTTTSLIADMLANGGRTVHLGGNIGTPLLTRAGEMSPLDACAVELSSFQLMDMTRSPHVAVITNLSPNHLDWHRDMDEYSAVKRRLLDFQSADDLAILNGDNPATAILRGRGRTKYFGEHTVRDEVIDGLVPISDIRLPGWYNIENVMAAMTAVRGTVPDEAILETVSTFVGVEHRNQWVATVGGVQYYNNSIGSSPARTVATLHAHEGRVLLIAGGRDKKIPFDEMARLLPDHVKVLLLIGEAASQIEAAARRVAGCPPIIYCEGLAEAVAQAHKLASSGDTVLLSPACTAFDQYLNFEERGRHFVELVGKLRRSEGKD